In Labeo rohita strain BAU-BD-2019 chromosome 8, IGBB_LRoh.1.0, whole genome shotgun sequence, the genomic window GTCAGTCACGTACGCGGGTTGGAATAGTTGCTACGCAGCTGATCTATAACAGATTTagaattcaaaacaaacaacgTCATTCATCAGAATTCTTAATTGTGACTATTATTCTGTTcttttagttctttttttaattagtgtGTTTCCactgattttttgttttatatcacaCCAGGTCTTGTGTCAGGTGAACTCTTGTTTTCCTCATGGTTTCCAGGAGATGACTTCAATGGCAGTGGATGCAGCTCTCTGGATGATGGCGGTAGGGTGTGTGAGTCTGGTCTTCAGCAGAGGCACATGCTCCAGCAGCTGTGCCCGGGCCCTAGGAACCTCTGCCAGGACTGTAAGGGCACGGAGGGCATTGGCACACACCGCCGTATTCTCGCTCACCACCAGCTGCAGGAGAGGGGCGAGGGCACCTGCGTTCAGCGCCTCGGTTTTACCTGGAAACAGGAAGATAATGAGATCTTGCCTagtctaatctaatctaaaggTTTTCAGACTGGGGTCCAGGACCCCCAAAGGGCCACAAGGGAGTGCTAAGAGGTGAATTTGATgtaaaaacagtgtaaaaatttagtttaataataagacatttgtaaaaataaaaataatcaaatcaaatctaTGGATTCtgataatattactgttattttcttaCTGGTcggaaattatgaaaattattttattctgcagactttttttatgattcttttCAGGTTTATACATCTGAAAGTACTTTGATGGTGagtagaaaaataatttaaatgtaatagaaACCTGAATATTTTCCAGGCAATAGTTTACacgttttataattttttatttatatttttgtttttcactgtaaaGTGTGGCAATATGAGTAGAcctaacaacattttaaagaacatcTGTGTGATATATTTCTAGATACACATATTCTAGAGGACCTAATCAAGTAATAGAATTATATAGAATTagaaattgttgttgttgttggtgctCACATTATTAGAATCACACATCTGTTgcctgttgtttttttacaacatCTAAGAAACACTTCAGTGGCTGATGATGTTGATGTTGGCCAAAACATCATTGttctgaagaaataaagtcaggtTTATGTTTGTAGACTAGacttattatagttttaaaaatgaacctaaactttaactaaaataaatgtaattataaattatgtattaaatgtataataatgttctaaaataaataaaactgaaataaaagaataaaaagtatacagaaatatgtcaaataaaaatgaatatttacaaaaaataaacattaaaaaaatgaattcaaaatagtaataaaaagtataatagtatctcatgatgctaaaaaatgctgcatttattttatttcagctagctgTGAAGGcaacatgttatttttatttttcacttaatgtactaaaataaataaaacttaaataaaagaataaaaactatacagatatttaaaaaacattattttaaaaaaattaaaaaatgaattccaaatattaataaaaactaatagtaTCCCAAGATGCTAAAAatgcttcatttattttatttcagctagcaGTCAAGGcaacatgttatttttatttttcacttaacgtagtaaaataactaaactaaaagaataaaaactatacagacatatttaaaaaaaaaaaaaaataaaaaataaaaaataattaatgcaataacataaataaatacaatactttaatacttttttttttttttacaaaaaaataaatgtatacaaattttaaataaaaattaatttaaaatattaataaaaactataatagtatgtcgtgatgctaaaaaatgctacatttattttatttcatctagCTGTCAAGGcaacatgttattttatgtttcacttaatgtgctaaaataactaaaacttacaaaaataaatacaatacttcaatactttttttaacaaaaaaaaataataaaaattcaaattaaaaattaatttaaaatattaataaaaactataatagtatctaaTGATGCTTATTTcctatttacatataaaaaaattacatataaaaaacagataaaataaaaattaacaattaaataagaaataaatacacaatcCTTTTaatacttacaaaaaaaattaattaataaaaatttaaataattatttttaaaaatgttgcccgtttttctacattttctaaTTTATACCTAATTTATTTCCTTTACAATTCAGGCTAAGCACctgattatataaataatatatatatatggtttttttgcctttattctgGTAGGACAGTTGAGAAATGACAGGAAGTGAAATTGGAGGGCACATGATCGACAAAATTCCACAAACTCTGACTATGGACTATGGCATCAAAAAGTCTGAAAACCCCTGATCTAATGTATGTGCATATAACAAACGTCAACCCCATCTAGAGgttttaaaggggtagttcacccaaaaattaaaattcagtcatcatttattcaccctcataaCTCTGTATAACTTTCTCTCTTCTTcagaacagaaaagaaaatattggaAAATATATTGGTGACTGTTCTAAATGTTGGTAACCACAACATCTACATTTgtgttcaataaaataaaataaaaagtctggATGCATtagagtgaataaatgatgactgaatttttatttttaggtgaactatccctacaTATAGCACTATAATagatatttaattgtaattctAACATCAGCATTGGCTCatacattacaaaaattacTGAAACGTGATTTTGTGCTGACCCTTAGTGATAACAGCCGTGTTCATAATGGTCCCTGCAGCATTAGCGACAACTCCTTGGTCATCATCCGACAACAGCTTGACCAACACTTGCAGAAGATTCTCCTCACACACCTTCATCTTCCCATCTGCAGGCACACTAGGAGAGAACAGGAAAGAAATACATgctcctttttattttttttaaagagtctcTGACCTGCACTATGTTCACAGTCACCCTTAACCTGAACTAAACTTTTGTATACCATTTTGCCTACCTGATTCCCACTAAAGTAGATGTGGCTGCCCGGCGGATGGCAGGGGAGGGGTGAGAGAGCTCATCTTTTAGGACATGAACCGCATCACTCTCCAGCGCAGGCAGGGCGTTCACACTCACACAGCAGCTCAATGTGGAGAGAATTGAAGCACGGATGCTCTCTTCTTCATCTGGGACCTTCAGTACCAGTTTGGGAACCAGCCCCATAGACACCATAAACACTGCTCCTGTAGAGGACACAACAGAGGACTTgtcaaataaaaagcttttgaaatatatttactgtataagAAACAATAGTCACCTGAAGGAAATTCAGCAATCCTGTTGAGTGCCTCGTGCACGTTTTTACGACAGGCATTCACAGGGTCCTCAATCAGGTTTGCGAGGGGACCCACAATGTCAAATTTCAGAAAGGCATCTCTGTGTGAACACACATATCtgtatatttaatacttttggAAAGCAAAagtcaaaatggaaaaaaatgacgtGTGTGGAGTTTAAAAAATATCACCTCCATCTTtgtgatattaaatattacattttcaaaggCTTGGCCAATCtaaaatgcactaaaatattctttgggcaaaataaaaaaaaaacttttttttttttcaatttttctggaaatttacctttttaaatgtacatttttgaaagtGTGCTGACAactacaaaaatacagtaaaaacagcaaaactgtgaaatgtttttgcaatttaaaagcactgtttttcattataatatatattaaaattgattttaatttatttttaattttcaacatcattactccagtctttattgtcacatgaatctttagaaatcattttaatatgctgatttgaagagacatttcttaatattctCAATTTTGGAAACAGTGTGCATATCAGCCtgtatatattcttttattaaaatgtaatataatatacatattaaaaaatatataaaaataaatattaaaacagtaatatttttattcttttttttactctttaaaacaactgttttctatttaaacatattataaagtgtaatttattcctatgatcaaagctacattttcagcattattactccagtcttcagtgtcacatgatccttcagaaatcatataatcatatcatatcatatcacatcatatatgctgatttgctgctcaagaaaaaaatattactattatcatcaatatttaaaacagttgagtacattttttaggaatttttgatgaatagaaagatccaaagatcttttgtaacattatacactatactatattataatgttatttcagaaaaatgctgttcttctgaactttctattcatcataaacttgaaaaaacactacttagctgttttcaacataataataataataataataataataataataataataataataattaataaataaataaataataataaatgttttcttttttagctgcaaatcagaatattataatgatttctgaaggatcatgtgactggagtaatgatgctaaaaattcagctttgaaatcacaggaataaattacattttaaaaaaatattcaaatagaaaacagttattttaaatagtatttcaaaatgtttgaaatttgaaactaaggcttggtgagtagataTATGAGATATATATGTatcacaaacatgaaaaatataacttaaatatacttaaataaatacaatctttaTTGTTGAGCCTTGTTAAAGTTTCACTTACTCTATATACTgtcaatatatgaaatatactgACATAATCtgacataaataacatatagcCATAATATGCAGGGCCAAGCACATTCACATGCCAaaaccttacaaaaattaaaacactagAAATCGGTCAGCCCTCAGATTCGTGCATGACTCACCTTCCTAAGCTGTGTGAAGCAAGTGTATAAAGCACTTCAGTGGTTTTGACCCTGACTAAGTCATCCTCATCTTGCAGCAACATTTTAAGTCTTTCCATACACCCTATGAAGAACAGAAAGAAACAGTTTGAAAGCATGTGGgttttttaaaagacatattTAGGCTCTAGAAAGACTATAGAAATTCAAAATGCAGAAATAAGTTAATTTAGCAACTATTTCGCTTCTTAGGATAGACAAACGAGTTTATTAATAAGGATGTGTTTACCACTGAGAATGGCTTCATAGGCCCGCTCGTGGTCGTGGACGAGGTCGCAGAGTGCAGCGAGCGCCCTCTGCCGGGTAAACCGCTCCGCGTCCTGCAGCTCCAGCATCAGCTTCGGAATCGCCCAGTTACCGAAGGCCACCGGTGCTTGCGTCGGGTCAATATGCGGCGGGGGCAGCTCGGATGTTTGCGGGCTAGCCATCTTCTTCGTTAGCGTGCTTCAGAAGTGATTCCATTATGTGTTtacatattgaaaaaaattagtTATTGAATCACCGTGTCTCTAATTTGATGGATTTTTGAGAGTTCACCATTAACATTTTACTTTCTATATGTAAATAAGTATTCCTGATACATTTGCACGAGCAttcaaaatctgaatttttagacTAATAAATCGTTTAAGACAATAATACCTTATTCGCTGGTTTGTATCGTCAGCTGCTTGTAATTGTTTCCGTATATAGTTAGGTCGCTATGGCAACTGCGGAACTAACGCAAGGCAGTAACGTAAACTCCGTAACTCCTTAAACAGTGGGAGAGATAATACTGAAATTAATCAGTgaaaatattcagttatagaccTCTGTCACTTTTATGcgaaaatgcacttttttgctTCACTGAATATTCTAAAGAGGATAAAAAGGTGcttttaatgaacatttttaaaaatgtactaatactaatactaaaccACCACTTTTAGGGTTTAGTTACAGAAGAAAGGCTGTACATAGTATTAGAGGTTATTTTAAGAAgtctataaaaaataacaataaaagctAGAAAGGCTTTAAACATTTGTAAGCTCTGcaagtatttatttgatatttttataccagattctgtttattttattttattttattcctccctggctttaaatatttgtaagcTCTAAGTAtttatctgacatttttatACTCAATTATACccttattctgtttattttattttattattgtattatttttttatttttatatatatatatatatatatatttttttttttttttttaattgtatttatttatttgttattattttattttatgttattccTCCCTGGCTTTAAACATTTGTAAGctctacaaaatatttttttgacatttttataccCAATTACACCCTCAttctgttaatttaatttaatttaatttaatttttattttttattcctcCCTGGCTTTAAACATTTGTAAGCTCTACAAAGtatttttctgacatttttatacCTGCTTACACccttattctgtttattatattttatttttttattatattttttattttattttattttattcctccCTTGCTTTAAACATTTGTAAGCTCTAAGTAtttatctgacatttttatACCCACTTATACccttattctgtttattttattattttttttattatatttttttttatttaatttttagttttatttatttatttgttattattttattttattttattcctccCTGGCTTTAAACATTTGTAAGCTCTACAAAGTATTTATCTGACATTTTAATACCCAGTTATACtcttattctgtttattttcttttctttttttattatatttttttaaatttaatttttagttttatttatttatttgttattattttattttattttattttattccttccTGGCtggcttgtttgtttatttatttattaatgtgtgtatttttgtagctGTTTTTCCCCTCTTTTTTCTGTCTATTTATATGCATAATTGTATATTGTTGAATATTTGCACTTGAATAAACGGGCATGTATGTTAATGTTTACTCAATAAAAAAAGCAAGAGAGATAATACATCATCAGCTATGTTCGTTTTAatatgttcatttaaaattatttgaactgaataaaacaacacaaatcaGAAAGAGatcaaatacatttcaaatgaaCAATCTGCATAAGTTTCTGctccaaaaataataaaacccgCATCAGTCCATGTTTCTCCTGTCCCCCCAATTTTCATTGTCTCCCCTGGCTGTTGTGTATCTAGTTTCTGTAGCCGTATAATTTAATATGAAGGTCAATGAGTTGTCTGAGGAAGCCTCGGTTGGGAAAGACGCCTCTTCCTTCTTTTACCTTCTGGACTGCCTCCACCAGCGTCATGTTGTGTTTCAGCATCAAATATGCCAAAACTACAGTTGCTGATCGACTCACTCCAACATGACAGTGAACCAGGATTTTGCCTTCGATGAGAAGATAGAGTTTAGTGACCCTCAGTTGCAGGAGCGTAGACTGGTTTAATAGGACACACACTTACCTCTTTCTTTCAGTGCTGTATGTATAAATTCAGCAGCTTTGTTAAAATTGACGCTCATGTCATAGGTGGGTGAATCGTGTGCGTCTATGCCCATGTATGTGATCCCCATGCCATCATAGATCTCACCGCCACGTCTGGAGCTGTGGGCGCAGTTCAGGACATGGGTGAAGCGATGCCTTCTCATCTCTGCGCAGTTTTCAGCTATATCCCTAAAGAGAAGTATTAAACATACAGGTTATGAAATGTCAGCAGAACACTTGTTTTAGTTGCTTTGTTAATtcatataacatttttgttattttaaatactcaggttcaagttatttttatagaaacagcTCCCTCTTGTGTTCAACAACACATACTACATTAGGAACAGCAGCAACTCGTTATGCAGATAACTACGTAACTTTACCAATAAGCATTAAAAATACGTTTTGAACaacaaatgtgtcatttttacGCATATGCAAGCTATAAATAAGAATTAATGTGAAAAAACTGCGGTGTGCTTACATGTTGCCGATGTAAAGATTAGGCCAGACTTCATCTGCGTTAGAGTAGATGGATTTTCCAGAGACCAGAAGACGTTCAACCTCCATCACCGCTAAACCGGGAGAGGTGAAATCAACCACCGGTTGAGTTGAACGTGAGCTACCTTCTGAATATCTCGACCTGTAAGacattttaagttgtaaatgaatatttagtgtCCACTGCTTTTGGTAATATTAGCCTCACGAAGTTGTTTCGATTGATTTAAGTGCACGACACAATATCAGATCCATATACGCATGGTTAAAGTTATTCAGACTGTCAATTCATAGTCTGCATGAATAAAAGCCGTGCTTTGGATGCCAGTGCACGGGTTATTTTAGGACTAGGGAGTCTCTCGGGCCTGCGCATTCACAGCAGATCATTTACACATGCAATGTAATAATATACTGTATCTGCTCGATGATTTATACAGACAGATTGCTTTAATCTTCACTAACGTTACCGTTCTGACAGATCTTATCCTTTTGTTGATATTACAACATAAACAACGCCTTTTAAGGCGATGCAGGAAAGATATAACTGTAAATTTAACACACACTAACATGAATTAGGATTGTTTCTAGGTTGTCAGTTGGGTATTAGtaaaacaaaattgtaaaaaaaaaaatattacacttCATTTcagtaatataaagtaaaagtgtgaaaattgacttacattgttaaaattttCACCTTTTATGGCGTTATTGTAATACTTGAATATATACAACTGATAATTATGTATACTGGATTGTTATTGGTCCTCTTACATACGTTTATTTAAATCCTGAATTGTGATTGGTCTgcttgcttacatgatttataTACTGCATTGTGATTGGTCTTCCAGTTCCGTACATATTAATTGCGGAAACGTGAAAAATTTTGTAGCGATGTATGAAGAGCAActcacacagaagtcactttAAAACCAAGCGGATTTCTGTTGGTCAGAACAACGTTTGAAACAAGGGtcaatgtaatttaatttacacaaaacCAAAGGATGTACGTTACacttatttaaaactttgtataactttgtatttatttattaaaacacaaatgtaattgtttttgagCATAGTAGGAttcaacaataaattaaaacataatttatataaatattttaattagttatgcTAAATTTTGgcaatccaccttatttttccagAATGGGCGTGGCGATTTGTAAATTTTAGGGGTGTGGCTTATGGTCTCATCTAGgtccagctgtttttagctgttcaaacagctcgttttgctgcttgatattgcaaattggtgtgtcttaccgtATTTTTAAGGGTTTTAAGCACATAGCTtcgccacttggtggcgctataagatggaaaaaatatgaaaatgtccATAACTACGCAACTGTTTGTCCTATAAACATGAAAATCGCTAcgcacagtcttggtccaaagtgccacaagtggctataaggacatttgcttATCTCAAAAAACGTGGCCGCCATAGGCAGATGAACTTTCAGCACCTATTAGAACAGGTTAATGAAACAGGTCAGTTGAAAcaaaacttggtgggcctgtttgactcacgaccccaaaggtctgtgagaaatgtgaaagaaattggccactttggggcgatattgcatttttcagtTGCATTTTGTATAATGAGCTGTTTTTTCACATGTACAGAtgatatttgtatcatatgatagaCCTCCTCATTCCGAACAACTTTCCCTTTAAAACTGCTGCTATCAATCAAACCGTTTGTTAAATGATcgagaaaacataaaaaatctacttttgtgaactagtcctaggttt contains:
- the rsph14 gene encoding radial spoke head 14 homolog, whose translation is MASPQTSELPPPHIDPTQAPVAFGNWAIPKLMLELQDAERFTRQRALAALCDLVHDHERAYEAILSGCMERLKMLLQDEDDLVRVKTTEVLYTLASHSLGRDAFLKFDIVGPLANLIEDPVNACRKNVHEALNRIAEFPSGAVFMVSMGLVPKLVLKVPDEEESIRASILSTLSCCVSVNALPALESDAVHVLKDELSHPSPAIRRAATSTLVGISVPADGKMKVCEENLLQVLVKLLSDDDQGVVANAAGTIMNTAVITKGKTEALNAGALAPLLQLVVSENTAVCANALRALTVLAEVPRARAQLLEHVPLLKTRLTHPTAIIQRAASTAIEVISWKP
- the LOC127169365 gene encoding dual specificity protein phosphatase 26-like isoform X3, translated to MEVERLLVSGKSIYSNADEVWPNLYIGNMDIAENCAEMRRHRFTHVLNCAHSSRRGGEIYDGMGITYMGIDAHDSPTYDMSVNFNKAAEFIHTALKERGKILVHCHVGVSRSATVVLAYLMLKHNMTLVEAVQKVKEGRGVFPNRGFLRQLIDLHIKLYGYRN
- the LOC127169365 gene encoding dual specificity protein phosphatase 26-like isoform X2, whose protein sequence is MSRYSEGSSRSTQPVVDFTSPGLAVMEVERLLVSGKSIYSNADEVWPNLYIGNMDIAENCAEMRRHRFTHVLNCAHSSRRGGEIYDGMGITYMGIDAHDSPTYDMSVNFNKAAEFIHTALKERGKILVHCHVGVSRSATVVLAYLMLKHNMTLVEAVQKVKEGRGVFPNRGFLRQLIDLHIKLYGYRN
- the LOC127169365 gene encoding dual specificity protein phosphatase 26-like isoform X1 → MSYRSRYSEGSSRSTQPVVDFTSPGLAVMEVERLLVSGKSIYSNADEVWPNLYIGNMDIAENCAEMRRHRFTHVLNCAHSSRRGGEIYDGMGITYMGIDAHDSPTYDMSVNFNKAAEFIHTALKERGKILVHCHVGVSRSATVVLAYLMLKHNMTLVEAVQKVKEGRGVFPNRGFLRQLIDLHIKLYGYRN